Proteins encoded within one genomic window of Suricata suricatta isolate VVHF042 chromosome 17, meerkat_22Aug2017_6uvM2_HiC, whole genome shotgun sequence:
- the SP6 gene encoding transcription factor Sp6 — MLTAVCGSLGSQHTDAPHASPPRLDLQPLQTYQGHTSPEAGDYPSPLQPGELQSLPLGPEVDFSQGYELPGASSRVTCEDLESDSPLVPGPFSKLLQPDMSHHYESWFRPTHPGTEDGSWWDLHPGTSWMDLPHTQGALTSPGHPGALQAGLGGYVGDHQLCAPPPHPHPHHLLPAAGGQHLLGPPDGAKAMEAAAPESQGLDSSLDGAARPKGSRRSVPRSSGQTVCRCPNCLEAERLGAPCGPDGGKKKHLHNCHIPGCGKAYAKTSHLKAHLRWHSGDRPFVCNWLFCGKRFTRSDELQRHLQTHTGTKKFPCAVCSRVFMRSDHLAKHMKTHEGAKEEAAGAAAGEGKASGAAESAGGKGKREAEGGAAPSN, encoded by the coding sequence ATGCTAACCGCTGTCTGCGGCTCTCTGGGCAGCCAGCACACGGACGCGCCTCACGCCTCCCCGCCGCGCCTCGACCTGCAGCCTCTCCAAACATACCAGGGCCACACGAGCCCGGAGGCCGGGGACTACCCCTCCCCGCTGCAGCCTGGAGAACTGCAGAGCCTCCCGCTGGGCCCAGAGGTGGACTTCTCGCAGGGCTATGAGCTGCCGGGGGCCTCCTCTCGGGTAACCTGCGAGGACCTGGAAAGCGACAGTCCCTTGGTCCCGGGACCCTTTTCCAAGCTCCTGCAGCCGGACATGTCACACCACTACGAATCGTGGTTCCGGCCAACTCACCCAGGCACTGAGGATGGCTCCTGGTGGGACCTTCATCCGGGCACCAGCTGGATGGACCTCCCCCACACTCAGGGCGCACTCACCTCACCTGGCCACCCCGGGGCGCTTCAGGCTGGCTTGGGGGGCTACGTCGGAGACCACCAGCTTTGCGCACCGCCGCCCCACCCACACCCGCACCACCTCCTCCCAGCCGCCGGAGGGCAGCACCTCCTGGGGCCTCCCGACGGGGCGAAGGCCATGGAAGCGGCCGCCCCGGAGTCCCAGGGGCTGGATTCCAGTCTGGATGGAGCCGCGCGGCCCAAAGGCTCCCGGCGGTCAGTGCCCCGCAGCTCAGGCCAGACCGTGTGCCGCTGTCCCAATTGTCTGGAGGCGGAGCGACTAGGGGCTCCGTGCGGGCCCGACGGGGGCAAGAAGAAGCATTTGCACAACTGCCACATCCCGGGCTGCGGGAAAGCCTACGCCAAGACGTCGCACCTGAAGGCGCACCTGCGCTGGCACAGCGGCGACCGTCCCTTCGTGTGCAACTGGCTCTTCTGCGGCAAGCGCTTCACGCGCTCCGACGAGCTGCAGCGCCACCTCCAGACCCACACGGGCACCAAGAAGTTCCCTTGTGCCGTCTGCAGTCGTGTCTTCATGCGCAGCGACCACCTGGCCAAACACATGAAAACCCACGAGGGCGCCAAAGAGGAGGCCGCCGGGGCGGCCGCGGGCGAGGGCAAGGCCAGCGGAGCGGCGGAGTCCGCCGGGGGCAAAGGCAAGCGGGAGGCGGAGGGCGGCGCGGCTCCCTCCAACTGA